A stretch of Armatimonadota bacterium DNA encodes these proteins:
- a CDS encoding 4Fe-4S binding protein, translated as MKNPIRTIRRVIQVVCLLLFVGLLWEARWHATDSAPPAQWFLRMDPLSGLVTALAPTHTWLALFWPALILLVLTAIFGRFFCGWICPLGTCIDGFDHILLRKRKRRYPWLNRPSWKYYLLGVVLVAALFGTQLAWILDPIPLATRTFAVVAYPVAIGAYNLGVIKGWPILDRLGLEWYPTDINPGFSLNLAVLLVFAVVLGLSVISRRYWCRTLCPLGALLAFTGRFGLWNREVQGCANCRVCENDCKMGAIPEPDEGGDYSRTRQAECIQCYDCLTCPREGTHIGLHVRPEGLDSATGAGRRQFLAALGIGALYGITTSAGGGRRSTHDRLIRPPGAIIRETDGGTRNMTEAEFRDLCLRCGACMKACVTGGIQPAVVEAGFDGLFTPILIPKIGHCEQSCTACGDVCPSGALGKFTAQEKAHIRIGLATVDQNKCLSWRRGKQYRLCLVCDEHCPYDAINIIKNHDGLRAPFVNADKCVGCGQCEHVCPEKPEAAIVVHRSDAGI; from the coding sequence ATGAAAAACCCGATCCGCACAATTCGGCGCGTCATACAGGTAGTCTGCCTGCTCCTGTTCGTCGGGCTCTTGTGGGAAGCCCGGTGGCACGCCACAGACAGCGCACCCCCCGCGCAGTGGTTTCTGCGCATGGACCCGCTCTCCGGGCTGGTGACCGCCCTCGCGCCCACTCACACTTGGCTCGCGCTCTTCTGGCCGGCCCTGATTCTGTTGGTGCTTACCGCCATCTTCGGACGGTTCTTCTGCGGCTGGATCTGCCCCCTGGGTACCTGCATCGACGGCTTCGACCACATCCTCCTGCGCAAGCGCAAGCGGCGCTACCCGTGGCTCAATCGGCCCAGCTGGAAGTATTACCTGCTGGGAGTCGTCCTTGTGGCGGCGCTTTTCGGCACCCAACTTGCCTGGATTCTCGACCCGATCCCCCTCGCCACGCGCACTTTCGCGGTCGTTGCCTACCCGGTCGCCATTGGCGCATACAACCTCGGCGTCATCAAGGGCTGGCCGATCCTCGATCGGCTGGGCCTCGAATGGTATCCCACTGACATCAACCCCGGCTTCTCGCTGAATCTCGCGGTGCTGCTGGTCTTCGCCGTGGTGCTGGGCCTTAGCGTCATCAGCCGGCGCTACTGGTGCCGGACACTCTGCCCACTGGGAGCATTGCTGGCGTTCACGGGGCGCTTCGGCCTGTGGAACCGGGAAGTCCAGGGCTGCGCGAATTGCCGGGTCTGCGAGAATGACTGCAAGATGGGGGCGATCCCCGAACCAGATGAGGGCGGGGATTACTCCCGCACCCGTCAGGCCGAGTGCATCCAGTGCTACGACTGTCTGACCTGCCCCCGCGAGGGCACCCACATCGGCTTGCACGTGAGGCCCGAAGGCCTCGACTCCGCCACGGGCGCAGGCAGACGGCAGTTCCTGGCGGCCCTTGGCATCGGCGCGCTGTACGGAATCACAACCTCCGCGGGTGGGGGCAGGCGCTCTACCCATGACCGGCTCATCCGTCCCCCGGGGGCGATTATTCGCGAAACTGACGGCGGGACCCGCAACATGACGGAAGCCGAATTCCGCGACCTGTGCCTTCGCTGCGGCGCGTGCATGAAGGCCTGCGTTACCGGCGGGATTCAGCCCGCGGTGGTGGAAGCCGGGTTCGACGGCCTGTTCACGCCCATTCTCATCCCGAAAATCGGCCACTGTGAGCAGAGTTGCACAGCCTGCGGGGACGTCTGTCCCAGCGGCGCCCTGGGCAAGTTCACTGCGCAGGAGAAGGCCCATATCCGCATCGGCCTGGCGACGGTGGACCAGAACAAGTGCCTGTCATGGCGTCGGGGGAAGCAGTATCGCCTCTGCCTGGTCTGCGACGAACACTGCCCGTATGACGCGATCAACATCATCAAGAACCACGACGGTCTTCGGGCGCCGTTCGTGAATGCCGACAAGTGTGTGGGGTGCGGCCAGTGTGAGCACGTCTGCCCCGAGAAGCCCGAAGCCGCAATCGTGGTACACCGGTCCGATGCCGGTATCTGA